One part of the Sebastes fasciatus isolate fSebFas1 chromosome 8, fSebFas1.pri, whole genome shotgun sequence genome encodes these proteins:
- the asb14b gene encoding dynein axonemal heavy chain 12, whose product MTTETEDDFYQSEDDLDEDEATQYIIEQSLIEYRKLKGLNPSDLKASEDPDEIFKAIKEGDEDALNRLAVQPESLSRVDERGWIPLHEAAAHENKRILEIIFSASPPGAAQCRTLKGETPLFLAVVHGLRDNATFLLQNGCSPDLQNDEQDSPLVAAIMNDQYDLATLLLRYSAKVDQTGPLNRTALHESAFLGLENFVYLLLESGANPNACDIKQKTPLALAAQNGHLNVVEVLIEKGAHVWCESESGTILFDAAASGNPDVISLLLDHGADPNIPLYSGHLPIHRVAYHGHILALEHLIPVTKLDAVKESGMSPLHSAAAGGHAQCVEMLLKAGHDPNFMLHPRVRHNYDDERRSALFFAVSNNDLQCTRLLLDAGAMVNQDPINCLQVALRQGNYELINTLLKFGANVNYYSRVNTTHFPSALQYALKDEVMLRMILNHGYDVKRCFDCPYGDSSHDYAAWTTSIIKDMVFCEVITVSWLKHLSAQVVRIMLDYTDHVSFCTKLKETLEEQNQWPEICHIQRNTRSLKHLCRLRIRAHLIRLRMRAPVFINFLPLPPRLKDYLRYKEFDVYSRGSLVNPQ is encoded by the exons ATGACCACGGAGACAGAAGATGACTTTTATCAGTCGGAGGACGATTTGGATGAAGATGAGGCAACCCAATATATAATTGAACAAAGTCTGATTGAATATAGAAAGCTCAAAGGATTGAACCCAAG TGATCTGAAAGCCAGTGAAGACCCTGATGAGATCTTCAAAGCAATCAAGGAGG GTGATGAAGATGCACTGAACAGACTGGCAGTGCAACCAGAGTCTCTGTCCAGAGTAGATGAACGAGGATGGATCCCGCTGCATGAGGCTGCAGCGCACGAGAATAAAAGGATATTAGAGATTATCTTCTCAG CATCACCCCCAGGCGCAGCCCAGTGTCGCACTCTAAAGGGTGAGACGCCCCTGTTTCTGGCTGTGGTTCATGGACTCAGAGACAACGCCACATTCCTGTTACAGAACGGTTGTAGCCCGGATCTCCAGAATGATGAGCAGGATTCTCCATTAGTGGCAG CTATTATGAATGACCAGTACGACTTGGCCACACTATTGCTTCGCTACAGTGCCAAAGTAGACCAAACAGGACCACTGAACAGGACAGCTCTACACGAGTCAGCTTTTTTAGGCCTGGAGaactttgtctatttgctcCTGGAATCTGGTGCCAACCCAAATGCTTGTGACATCAAACAGAAAACTCCCCTGGCTCTGGCTGCACAGAATGGACATCTGAACGTGGTGGAAGTCCTCATAGAAAAAG GAGCCCATGTGTGGTGTGAATCGGAGTCAGGCACAATCCTGTTTGATGCAGCAGCGTCAGGAAACCCTGACGTAATCTCCTTGCTGCTGGACCATGGGGCAGATCCCAACATACCTCTTTACAGTGGGCACCTGCCAATTCACCGTGTGGCCTACCATGGACACATACT GGCACTGGAGCACCTCATCCCAGTCACCAAGCTGGACGCTGTAAAGGAAAGTGGGATGAGTCCTCTCCATTCTGCAGCCGCTGGCGGACATGCCCAATGTGTGGAGATGCTGCTCAAAGCTGGCCATGATCCAAACTTCATGCTGCACCCCAGGGTGCGCCACAACTACGACGATGAGCGCAGGTCTGCCCTCTTTTTCGCTGTGTCCAACAATGACCTTCAGTGCACCCGCTTGCTGTTAGACGCTGGGGCAATGGTGAACCAGGATCCTATCAACTGTTTGCAGGTGGCTCTTAGACAGGGCAACTATGAACTCATCAACACATTGCTGAAGTTTGGGGCAAATGTAAACTACTACTCCCGCGTCaacaccactcacttcccttcAGCACTGCAGTACGCCTTGAAAGACGAGGTCATGCTGAGAATGATCCTGAACCACGGGTACGATGTGAAGCGTTGCTTTGACTGTCCGTATGGCGATAGTTCCCATGACTACGCTGCTTGGACGACCTCCATCATCAAAGACATGGTG TTCTGTGAGGTGATAACAGTGTCCTGGCTTAAGCACTTATCTGCTCAGGTGGTGCGCATCATGCTCGACTACACCGACCACGTCTCCTTCTGCACCAAACTtaaggagacgttagaggagcaGAACCAGTGGCCGGAGATCTGTCACATTCAAC GAAATACACGGAGCCTGAAGCACCTGTGTCGGTTACGGATAAGGGCTCATCTCATTCGCCTGCGCATGAGAGCCCCAGTTTTCATCAacttccttcctcttcctcccaggCTGAAAGATTATCTACGCTACAAGGAGTTTGATGTCTACAGCAGAGGCAGCTTGGTTAACCCACAGTGA